The proteins below come from a single Necator americanus strain Aroian chromosome V, whole genome shotgun sequence genomic window:
- a CDS encoding hypothetical protein (NECATOR_CHRV.G18325.T1), with the protein MLRETSVIRRVGTDVAQVMASTAVFLCGQLGALSVVLNVFVISALIRNRRRVLTNVFYVIVLHCAVLDVARGLCLIVYGLPYFANTIYKINLSISTKVALFRSSTFALVVLRICNLLTIFNLLVFTTNEFVVIRYPLHYRRYFRRRAVLGILSCCWVISIIMGLGLLVPPSSPYLQDPDERPWHIDIATLSMLMISILCFFVLAIVVVCYAFILRTIRRFKDENGTLNDGRSYKHRGSKKTTNGTNNSGRKIQAMARHKYIYVIGTVLIVDLLFLCPYSGIQLVAFLHINHLIEITHSSTLIRWWLQVFIGVHSVCQPLCYFRMTEFRRLACCASRAAWNKSKSFSAFNKSYGTNTRSVVRDEDLIDPPDSPQIKDPLLVNEQKVAQASPAHVWSRGESVRIRTTNGTQVTKVDIDGGPDLDIEMALIRKTSVPF; encoded by the exons ATGCTTCGAGAAACAAGTGTTATTCGTCGCGTAGGAACGGATGTAGCGCAGGTG ATGGCATCTACAGCAGTTTTTCTATGTGGTCAACTTGGTGCTCTTTCCGTTGTACTCAACGTTTTTGTAATTTCCGCTCTAATCAG aaatcgcCGTCGAGTGCTCACAAACGTTTTCTATGTGATTGTTCTTCACTGCGCTGTTCTGGATGTGGCACGAGGACTCTGCCTAATCGTTTATGGACTTCCCTATTTTGCTAACACTATATACAAGATAAATTTATCCATATCGACAAAAGTAGCGTTATTTAGG tcGTCAACATTCGCTTTAGTGGTTTTACGTATCTGTAATTTACTGACAATATTCAATCTACTAGTATTCACCACAAATGAATTTGTTGTAATACGATATCCTTTACATTATCGGCGATATTTTCGACGCAGAGCTGTTCTAGGAATATTGAGCTGTTG TTGGGTTATAAGCATCATTATGGGTCTAGGTCTGCTCGTTCCTCCTTCTTCACCTTATCTACAGGATCCTG ATGAAAGGCCTTGGCACATTGACATTGCCACGTTAAGTATGCTGATGATctctattttatgtttttttgtcCTCGCCATAGTGGTG GTTTGCTATGCATTTATACTTCGAACAATTCGAAGATTCAAAGATGAAAACGGGACTTTGAATGACGGCCGTAGTTATAAGCATAGAGGTTCAAAGAAAACCACGAATGGAACAAAtaattctggaagaaa GATACAAGCAATGGCTCGACATAAGTACATCTATGTGATCGGTACGGTACTGATCGTTGATCTACTTTTCCTCTGTCCATATTCGGGAATTCAACTGGTTGCCTTCCTACATATTAATCATCTTATTGAAATCACTCACAGCAGCACGTTGATACGGTGGTGGCTACAG GTGTTCATTGGTGTTCACTCTGTCTGTCAACCGCTCTGTTACTTCCGAATGACGGAATTTCGTCGCCTAGCCTGCTGTGCATCCCGTGCTGCTTGGAACAAATCCAAGAGTTTCTCGGCCTTTAATAAGAGCTACGGTa CTAATACGCGATCAGTAGTCAGAGACGAGGATCTGATAGATCCTCCTGATTCGCCACAAATTAAGGATCCACTATTGGTAAACGAACAA AAAGTAGCTCAAGCCTCACCAGCTCATGTATGGTCCCGTGGCGAATCCGTACGAATAAGGACAACAAACGGCACTCAA GTCACTAAGGTAGATATCGACGGCGGACCAGATCTGGATATCGAAATGGCATTGATCAGGAAGACGTCGGTACCGTTCTGA
- a CDS encoding hypothetical protein (NECATOR_CHRV.G18325.T3) produces MASTAVFLCGQLGALSVVLNVFVISALIRNRRRVLTNVFYVIVLHCAVLDVARGLCLIVYGLPYFANTIYKINLSISTKVALFRSSTFALVVLRICNLLTIFNLLVFTTNEFVVIRYPLHYRRYFRRRAVLGILSCCWVISIIMGLGLLVPPSSPYLQDPDERPWHIDIATLSMLMISILCFFVLAIVVVCYAFILRTIRRFKDENGTLNDGRSYKHRGSKKTTNGTNNSGRKIQAMARHKYIYVIGTVLIVDLLFLCPYSGIQLVAFLHINHLIEITHSSTLIRWWLQVFIGVHSVCQPLCYFRMTEFRRLACCASRAAWNKSKSFSAFNKSYANTRSVVRDEDLIDPPDSPQIKDPLLVNEQKVAQASPAHVWSRGESVRIRTTNGTQVTKVDIDGGPDLDIEMALIRKTSVPF; encoded by the exons ATGGCATCTACAGCAGTTTTTCTATGTGGTCAACTTGGTGCTCTTTCCGTTGTACTCAACGTTTTTGTAATTTCCGCTCTAATCAG aaatcgcCGTCGAGTGCTCACAAACGTTTTCTATGTGATTGTTCTTCACTGCGCTGTTCTGGATGTGGCACGAGGACTCTGCCTAATCGTTTATGGACTTCCCTATTTTGCTAACACTATATACAAGATAAATTTATCCATATCGACAAAAGTAGCGTTATTTAGG tcGTCAACATTCGCTTTAGTGGTTTTACGTATCTGTAATTTACTGACAATATTCAATCTACTAGTATTCACCACAAATGAATTTGTTGTAATACGATATCCTTTACATTATCGGCGATATTTTCGACGCAGAGCTGTTCTAGGAATATTGAGCTGTTG TTGGGTTATAAGCATCATTATGGGTCTAGGTCTGCTCGTTCCTCCTTCTTCACCTTATCTACAGGATCCTG ATGAAAGGCCTTGGCACATTGACATTGCCACGTTAAGTATGCTGATGATctctattttatgtttttttgtcCTCGCCATAGTGGTG GTTTGCTATGCATTTATACTTCGAACAATTCGAAGATTCAAAGATGAAAACGGGACTTTGAATGACGGCCGTAGTTATAAGCATAGAGGTTCAAAGAAAACCACGAATGGAACAAAtaattctggaagaaa GATACAAGCAATGGCTCGACATAAGTACATCTATGTGATCGGTACGGTACTGATCGTTGATCTACTTTTCCTCTGTCCATATTCGGGAATTCAACTGGTTGCCTTCCTACATATTAATCATCTTATTGAAATCACTCACAGCAGCACGTTGATACGGTGGTGGCTACAG GTGTTCATTGGTGTTCACTCTGTCTGTCAACCGCTCTGTTACTTCCGAATGACGGAATTTCGTCGCCTAGCCTGCTGTGCATCCCGTGCTGCTTGGAACAAATCCAAGAGTTTCTCGGCCTTTAATAAGAGCTACG CTAATACGCGATCAGTAGTCAGAGACGAGGATCTGATAGATCCTCCTGATTCGCCACAAATTAAGGATCCACTATTGGTAAACGAACAA AAAGTAGCTCAAGCCTCACCAGCTCATGTATGGTCCCGTGGCGAATCCGTACGAATAAGGACAACAAACGGCACTCAA GTCACTAAGGTAGATATCGACGGCGGACCAGATCTGGATATCGAAATGGCATTGATCAGGAAGACGTCGGTACCGTTCTGA
- a CDS encoding hypothetical protein (NECATOR_CHRV.G18325.T2): MASTAVFLCGQLGALSVVLNVFVISALIRNRRRVLTNVFYVIVLHCAVLDVARGLCLIVYGLPYFANTIYKINLSISTKVALFRSSTFALVVLRICNLLTIFNLLVFTTNEFVVIRYPLHYRRYFRRRAVLGILSCCWVISIIMGLGLLVPPSSPYLQDPDERPWHIDIATLSMLMISILCFFVLAIVVVCYAFILRTIRRFKDENGTLNDGRSYKHRGSKKTTNGTNNSGRKIQAMARHKYIYVIGTVLIVDLLFLCPYSGIQLVAFLHINHLIEITHSSTLIRWWLQVFIGVHSVCQPLCYFRMTEFRRLACCASRAAWNKSKSFSAFNKSYGTNTRSVVRDEDLIDPPDSPQIKDPLLVNEQKVAQASPAHVWSRGESVRIRTTNGTQVTKVDIDGGPDLDIEMALIRKTSVPF; this comes from the exons ATGGCATCTACAGCAGTTTTTCTATGTGGTCAACTTGGTGCTCTTTCCGTTGTACTCAACGTTTTTGTAATTTCCGCTCTAATCAG aaatcgcCGTCGAGTGCTCACAAACGTTTTCTATGTGATTGTTCTTCACTGCGCTGTTCTGGATGTGGCACGAGGACTCTGCCTAATCGTTTATGGACTTCCCTATTTTGCTAACACTATATACAAGATAAATTTATCCATATCGACAAAAGTAGCGTTATTTAGG tcGTCAACATTCGCTTTAGTGGTTTTACGTATCTGTAATTTACTGACAATATTCAATCTACTAGTATTCACCACAAATGAATTTGTTGTAATACGATATCCTTTACATTATCGGCGATATTTTCGACGCAGAGCTGTTCTAGGAATATTGAGCTGTTG TTGGGTTATAAGCATCATTATGGGTCTAGGTCTGCTCGTTCCTCCTTCTTCACCTTATCTACAGGATCCTG ATGAAAGGCCTTGGCACATTGACATTGCCACGTTAAGTATGCTGATGATctctattttatgtttttttgtcCTCGCCATAGTGGTG GTTTGCTATGCATTTATACTTCGAACAATTCGAAGATTCAAAGATGAAAACGGGACTTTGAATGACGGCCGTAGTTATAAGCATAGAGGTTCAAAGAAAACCACGAATGGAACAAAtaattctggaagaaa GATACAAGCAATGGCTCGACATAAGTACATCTATGTGATCGGTACGGTACTGATCGTTGATCTACTTTTCCTCTGTCCATATTCGGGAATTCAACTGGTTGCCTTCCTACATATTAATCATCTTATTGAAATCACTCACAGCAGCACGTTGATACGGTGGTGGCTACAG GTGTTCATTGGTGTTCACTCTGTCTGTCAACCGCTCTGTTACTTCCGAATGACGGAATTTCGTCGCCTAGCCTGCTGTGCATCCCGTGCTGCTTGGAACAAATCCAAGAGTTTCTCGGCCTTTAATAAGAGCTACGGTa CTAATACGCGATCAGTAGTCAGAGACGAGGATCTGATAGATCCTCCTGATTCGCCACAAATTAAGGATCCACTATTGGTAAACGAACAA AAAGTAGCTCAAGCCTCACCAGCTCATGTATGGTCCCGTGGCGAATCCGTACGAATAAGGACAACAAACGGCACTCAA GTCACTAAGGTAGATATCGACGGCGGACCAGATCTGGATATCGAAATGGCATTGATCAGGAAGACGTCGGTACCGTTCTGA